A stretch of the Actinoalloteichus fjordicus genome encodes the following:
- the dnaN gene encoding DNA polymerase III subunit beta, whose translation MKIRVERDGLADAVAWVARSLPSRPPIPVLGGVLLDAGQEHGDDSSEGTGGEGAERTLTVSGFDYEVSAQVGVPATVVTPGRTLVSGRLLADITKALPNKPVDITVDGSRATIACGNSKFSLPTMPVEDYPQLPAMPGLAGSVLGETFGEAVAQVAVAAGRDDTLPMLTGVRVEIQSNRMTMVATDRFRLAVRDFTWESSDEAIDTSVLVPARTLAEAAKTLGGAGNKVELSLASGDGLLGLAGAGRRTTTRLLDADFPKYRQLLPDEHNTSAIVEVAPLVEAIKRVSLVAERGTQVRLEFGESSLRLTAGGDDEGSAEEALPIQLDGEPLTIAFNPGYLLDGLGVLRTDRAHLSFTVPTRPALIKPVNDEGGVIEGYLYLLMPVRLPG comes from the coding sequence ATGAAGATCCGAGTCGAGCGTGACGGTCTCGCCGATGCCGTCGCCTGGGTTGCCCGGAGCCTGCCCTCCCGCCCGCCGATCCCGGTGCTGGGCGGTGTCCTGCTCGACGCAGGGCAGGAGCACGGCGACGACTCTTCGGAGGGGACCGGCGGCGAGGGGGCCGAGCGCACCCTGACGGTCTCCGGCTTCGACTACGAGGTCTCCGCTCAGGTGGGAGTGCCCGCCACCGTCGTCACGCCGGGCCGGACGCTCGTATCCGGTCGGCTGCTCGCCGACATCACCAAGGCGCTGCCGAACAAGCCGGTGGACATCACCGTCGACGGGTCCCGCGCCACCATCGCCTGCGGCAACTCCAAGTTCAGCCTGCCGACCATGCCGGTCGAGGACTATCCGCAGCTGCCGGCGATGCCGGGACTCGCGGGCAGCGTGCTGGGCGAGACCTTCGGCGAAGCCGTCGCGCAGGTCGCCGTCGCGGCCGGGCGAGACGACACCCTGCCGATGCTGACCGGCGTCCGGGTCGAGATCCAGTCGAACCGGATGACCATGGTGGCCACCGACCGCTTCCGGCTCGCGGTGCGTGACTTCACCTGGGAGTCCAGCGACGAGGCCATCGACACGTCCGTACTCGTGCCTGCCAGGACGCTCGCCGAGGCGGCGAAGACGCTCGGCGGCGCGGGCAACAAGGTCGAACTCTCTCTCGCCTCGGGCGACGGGCTCCTCGGCCTGGCGGGCGCGGGCCGTCGCACCACCACGCGGCTGCTGGACGCCGACTTCCCGAAGTACCGGCAGCTGCTGCCCGACGAGCACAACACCAGCGCCATCGTCGAGGTCGCACCGCTGGTCGAGGCGATCAAGCGCGTGTCCCTCGTCGCCGAGCGCGGCACCCAGGTCCGATTGGAGTTCGGCGAGTCGAGCCTGCGGCTGACGGCGGGCGGCGACGATGAGGGCAGCGCCGAGGAGGCGCTGCCGATCCAGCTCGACGGCGAACCGCTGACGATCGCCTTCAACCCCGGTTACCTGCTCGACGGGCTCGGCGTGCTGCGCACCGACCGTGCCCACCTCTCCTTCACCGTGCCCACCCGGCCCGCGCTGATCAAGCCGGTGAACGACGAGGGCGGGGTCATCGAGGGCTACCTGTACCTGTTGATGCCGGTGCGGCTGCCCGGTTGA
- the recF gene encoding DNA replication/repair protein RecF (All proteins in this family for which functions are known are DNA-binding proteins that assist the filamentation of RecA onto DNA for the initiation of recombination or recombinational repair.) — protein MHLRHLQVTDFRSWPQLDLALEPGPIVLVGANGQGKTNLIEAVGYLSTLGSHRVALDAPLVRQGSDRAVVRGAVVNEGRELLVEVEIAPGRANRARVNRAPVSRPRDVLGILRTVLFAPEDLSLVRGDPADRRRLLDELLTARLPRYAGVRADYDKVLRQRSALLKSAGALRRSSRSRRDGPEPHGDEVATLDVWDARLAHFGALLLAGRVELVRELAPRVALAYAQVAPESREASLRYRCSVEGLAPAGRSVAELEETLLAELKRVRNRELERGVCLVGPHRDELELALGELPAKGYASHGESWSFALALRLGAYELLRSDGGEPVLLLDDVFAELDERRRGRLAEVAAEAEQVLITAAVAADVPPELAGVRYQVRDGEARRDD, from the coding sequence ATGCATCTACGCCATCTTCAAGTCACCGACTTCCGCTCGTGGCCGCAGCTCGACCTGGCCTTGGAGCCGGGCCCGATCGTCCTGGTCGGCGCCAACGGGCAGGGCAAGACCAACCTCATCGAGGCGGTCGGCTACCTGTCGACGCTCGGCTCGCATCGGGTCGCCCTCGACGCGCCGCTGGTGCGGCAGGGTTCGGACCGGGCCGTGGTACGCGGCGCGGTGGTCAACGAGGGTCGTGAGCTGCTGGTCGAGGTCGAGATCGCGCCGGGCCGGGCGAATCGCGCCAGGGTGAACCGGGCGCCGGTCTCGCGCCCGAGGGACGTGCTGGGAATTCTGCGGACGGTGTTGTTCGCACCGGAGGACCTCAGCCTGGTGCGGGGCGACCCGGCTGACCGCAGGCGGCTGCTCGACGAGCTGCTCACCGCGCGCCTGCCGCGCTATGCGGGGGTGCGGGCGGACTATGACAAGGTCTTGCGGCAGCGCAGCGCCCTGCTGAAGTCGGCAGGCGCACTGCGTCGCAGCAGTCGGTCGCGACGGGACGGACCGGAGCCGCACGGAGACGAGGTCGCGACCCTGGACGTCTGGGACGCGCGGCTCGCACACTTCGGCGCCCTGCTGCTGGCAGGCCGGGTGGAGCTGGTCCGAGAGCTGGCACCTCGGGTGGCACTCGCCTACGCCCAGGTCGCCCCGGAGTCGAGGGAGGCCTCCCTGCGTTATCGCTGCTCGGTGGAGGGCCTGGCGCCTGCCGGTCGCTCGGTCGCCGAGCTGGAGGAGACGCTGCTCGCCGAGTTGAAGCGGGTCCGGAACCGGGAGCTCGAGCGCGGTGTCTGCCTGGTGGGCCCGCATCGGGACGAGCTGGAACTCGCTCTCGGCGAGTTGCCTGCGAAGGGATACGCCAGTCACGGAGAATCGTGGTCCTTCGCGCTGGCACTGCGGTTGGGCGCCTATGAACTCCTGCGATCCGACGGTGGTGAGCCGGTGCTGTTGCTGGACGACGTGTTCGCCGAACTCGACGAACGGCGGCGAGGACGACTGGCGGAGGTGGCGGCAGAGGCGGAGCAGGTGCTCATCACTGCAGCGGTGGCGGCGGACGTGCCGCCGGAGTTGGCCGGGGTTCGATACCAGGTGCGAGACGGCGAGGCGCGACGTGACGACTGA
- a CDS encoding DciA family protein, translating into MPGVTSAGSLPDAAAPRGADLARATLAAARAAAKAKGRAPGQQTARRGVRTGRRRTWSGPRPDDRDPQLLGRLASRIAVERGWSESLAGGSVFGRWARLVGEDVAEHSTPVALRDGELTVQADSTAWATQLRLLQRQLLARIGTGAGPGVVRRLKVQGPAAPSWRYGPRHVSGRGPRDTYG; encoded by the coding sequence GTGCCCGGCGTCACATCCGCTGGTTCCCTGCCGGACGCGGCCGCTCCCCGAGGTGCGGACCTGGCGCGCGCCACTCTCGCCGCCGCGCGGGCAGCGGCCAAGGCCAAGGGACGTGCACCCGGGCAGCAGACGGCCAGGCGGGGGGTGCGCACCGGGCGACGGCGGACGTGGTCCGGCCCGCGCCCCGACGATCGCGATCCGCAGCTGCTCGGCAGACTCGCCTCCCGCATCGCGGTGGAGCGAGGCTGGTCGGAGAGCCTCGCTGGCGGGTCGGTCTTCGGCAGGTGGGCGCGGCTGGTGGGGGAGGACGTCGCCGAGCACAGCACGCCGGTCGCGCTGCGGGACGGCGAGCTGACCGTGCAGGCCGACTCGACGGCATGGGCGACGCAGCTTCGGCTGCTGCAACGACAGCTGCTCGCGCGCATCGGAACCGGCGCCGGTCCCGGCGTCGTCCGCCGCCTGAAGGTCCAGGGGCCTGCCGCACCGAGCTGGCGATACGGCCCGAGGCACGTTTCAGGGCGTGGCCCGAGGGACACCTACGGCTGA